Within Takifugu flavidus isolate HTHZ2018 chromosome 12, ASM371156v2, whole genome shotgun sequence, the genomic segment TAATAGTTTGTCTTCCTACATCTGTTGTTAGGATGGTGGCTGGCAAAGCCGAGCCCGCCATGCCAGGCAGGCTGTACGTGCACCCCGACTCCCCCGCCGCAGGAGCTCATTGGATGAGGCAACTGGTTTCCTTCCAGAAGCTCAAGCTAACAAACAACCACTTGGACCCTTTCGGACATGTGAGTCTCTGCAAGGAGCTTTAAGAAAACAGAGTTCCATCGTTAGCATTATTGAGGATGAGCAGCTAGGCTAAGTGGATCTCAGTGCTACAACACAACGCCGGGGTTGTTGGTTTTAATCCCGGCTTTATTTTTCCTCACGCAACCAAAAAAGGCTACTTGGGTTAGGATAGCAGCAGTTTGAGTGTCAAACCTGCTTCGAGAAAAAACaacgaagaaaaaaaaccccatctcAAATGTGAGACGCGGAGCTGATACAGAACATTGAGTAAAAGCGCGTCCAAACATCAAAATCcaagaggattttttttgtttcgcAGGCAGATTCCTGAAAGAAGGATGAAAGGCAAAAGCTGCAGAGTGAGGTGAAGAGTGTGACTGTGGCAGTGCTCCCCAGGGGGACCCTGGGATAGCTTGTCTGAAGCCATCCCATCAGTGGGCGGGCTCATTAGGTTCATAACCTCTCAGATCAGTGGCGGGGCCTGCTGTCAGCCTGAGTTCAGCGCCTGGCCAGTGATAAGGCCGAGTAATGAGGACAGGACGAGTCTGAGACCAGGCATGGTCCAGATGACGGCCTGACCAGGAGCTTTGCAGCAGGGCCGTCAGGGCCAGGGAACTCCCAATCAGGACTTATCATTACTCGTCACAGGACCAGAACAAAAATGAGGAATCTGACCAATTTTCCATTGTCTGGTGCCTGAGAATTGCAggttttggtttcttttgaTCAGCGGAGAAACTCCGGCAGCTTCCCCGCGAGCACGAACTTGACTGGCACTAAACGTTATCGACGCGACATAATCCCATATGATGCCTTCACTGAACCCCCGCGCCAGCCGAGCCCAGTGATGTGACGCGATACAGATCGCTCTACCGTCATCAATAACCCAGTCGAGAATCACGATGACGACGTTTTAATTCCCGGTGACAAACGGGCTGGCGCTGCGGTAACCACGATCTCACCCTCGGTATCCTGTGTCAGCCGAAGCAAATGAGCATGTCTGAGCGTTTTTATATCAAGGAACATGAAAGCAAATACTGTCATTAGCTCTTCGCTGATCTGTGCAAAGCCCCCCTGACCGAGTCTCTGGTATCATCCTCAAACAGCTCCCTGGCAGACAAAGGTCAACAACAGAGACTCTGGTGACCCACCAATAGCTTATCCCTGTCTCCAGTCCGTCTCAGGAGCATGGGAGCACGTTTGCTTTTTAGCCTGGGCCGGcgctctctctgctctgctctttggGAGCCCCCTGGAGGAGAAAGCTCCCCTCCTCTGGTAAATGAGGAGGGGAGCCGATGTGCGGGCCTTGATGTTCATCTGCCTTGACAGAGCTGGACTAGTGATGACCCTTCCCCGTTGTTGCTAACGCTTGGCTGTGCACGGCGACCCGCTGCAGAGAACGGGCTGATGCTAGTGGGCCGACCTGCAGCCATCCGAACAGCCACACATGCTAAACAGGCTCCACACATGCTACCTGCTACATGGAACATCTGGATGTCCAATCAAGCGTGGCGGAGATGAAAGCTGCAGAGGAACTGCTGGATCAAGTCGTcgatttaattaaaaactgtCCGCAAATAAGGTGTTGTGTGATAAAGAGGTCTATGAATTCGGGTAGATCTTCCAATAAAGGCGACGACATACTGAGGCTGAgctggtgcatgctgggaaaatgtAGCCCTGTCAGGGCCTGATGAAAGCCTATGGTTGCTTCCACTGACTTTGAGAGGATTTGAGGTGGGCGTGACGACAACATGGAAAGTTAGAAACACAACAGATATGACGCCGATCAGCCAACAATACGAAGCCACCAACCAAATCCAAAAGTCCAAAGCTGTACTTAAATCACAGACGTGCAAAATCAAATCTATATCCTCCTCTAGATCATCCTGAACTCTATGCACAAGTACCAGCCGAGACTCCACATCGTCAAAGCAGATGAAAACAATGCTTTTGGATCCAAGAACACGGCCTACTGTACCCATGTCTTCCACGAGACGGCCTTCATCTCTGTCACCTCCTACCAAAACCACAAGGTAGCGCAGAAgctggttagcatgctaacatttaTAGTCCCTGTAAAATCCCTGCAGTTCAAGCAAAAGTCATTTGTGATTCATATTTAATGTATGCATGTGTATAATGTTTGCTATTTATTTGGAGTATCTGATTAAGTTTTTCCTGATTATTTTGAATTATTACACTCGTTACAACAATGTTAGGGCAGAGTGCTAATCCTGAGAATGAGATTAAGTCAACCTGATTCTCTGAGGCTCGGATGGATGAAAGGCTATATTCCTTTCCTAGATCACCCAGCTGAAAATAGAAAACAACCCCTTTGCCAAAGGGTTTCGAGGCAGCGAAGAAGGAGACCCGCGTATTTCAAGACTACAGGGGTGAGCGAGTCCAACGAGTCCAACCTTGAGTGAGTGTTGAGCACAACGCTCACCTTTCGTCTGCCCTCCTGTAGCAAAGAGTATCCGCCGATCTCCAAGAACTCGGTTCGCCAGAGGCTCATCTCCTCCCACAACCACCTGGCAGGGAAGCTGATGACGGGTCATCCTCAAGTCCTGTCCTCTTATCAGTACGAAGCCGGGCTTCCCTTGGCCAACTCGGATTCCCAGGATCCCATTTCGAACCACTTCCCCCCGAGCAGAGACCCCGGCCTCCTGTACCACTGCTTCAAACACAGAGGTAAGTTCTCCGCCGGCCCTCTCCTCAGATTTGGACGCGACCGTTACGAATCCCGTTTTCTCTGCAGATAATTCCCGGCACCTGGAGCTCGGATGCAAGCGTCCGTTCCTGGAGACGCCATCCGCGGTCTCGGAGGAGCATTACTTCCGCTCCGCGCCTTCTTACGAGTCGTCGTTACTCCCGCGCCCCTACCACAACGAGGCCTTCTCTGCCAGAGAGGCCTGCATGTACGGCGGGATGGAGGCCCAGTCTGGATCTGGCGCGGGCGACGTCGACGACGTAAACCACTCCCCTCCGATGAATCGCAGCATGTGGGCGACGATGCCGCCCTACCCTCGTTACACGGTGGACGGCGTCGCCTACCAGCCCTTCGCCGCTCACTTCGCCAACACTGCCGCCGTCACACCCGTGGTCCCGCACCCAGCGTCCACCATGGCTCCCAGACCGCAGTCTGATTTGGGGGTCTTCAATTCGGCTCCGGCCCAGCGGGGTCTTCCCGTGATATCTCCGCCTCCGTCCGCTTCATCCTGCGCTCCCGCCACACTGGCATCCAGAGACCGGTCAGACCAGGCGGGCCCGTACCACAAGAAGCCGGGGTCGCCGCCGCGACCTCACAGGGATTTCTCAGCGTATCCCTCACAGGGTGCCATCAGGGATCCATCCTTCCAGTACCAGATGGGTTTGAACAGCACAGGGACACACTGGAACGACAGCTAATGCCGACGACGGGAGGAACCGGTCCAGTCCCAATCAAGGTTTCGCTGACGCCGAGCAGCCATTTACATCACCACTGAATTACCCACATGAGACCGGCAAACCCAGCAGAGCGGATCTGAGGGAGCCGGCAGCGCTCCGACACCAAGAGTCAAAGGTGGCACAAAGTGTGACCGCAACAAACCCAAACGGCGCTCCCGATCTCCCGAACACAGAACCGGCTGAGAGCCAGCGATGAGGGAGGGGTAAAGCCGCAGATGCTCCTGACGAACACTTGTGTGAGATAgatgtgcaaccagggttgaaACTCCACCCAAACGCGAGTGTTTAAAGATGACCGACATCTCCATTGTCTTGCTGTCAACCGATCCAATAACTCGATGAGAAGCAAACGCGTTTCTTCATCTCTGTTCTGCATCACTCATCCCGAAGAGGCTTCAGCACCACGGATCTGGAGCAAAAGTGAAAGAGGGAGTTTTTGTCCTCTGGTGTGAGAAAAGGAGTCCCCTGAGGGAAGTAAACGAGAGACTAATGTCACCTCATGTAACACTGTGGCTTAACTATGTGAACCAGAGCTTTTCCCATAATAAAGGGAGAAATCCACACAATACTGGATCGTGGGTGTTGACGTCTGTAGATGACAAAGCTGAGGCGGAGGAAAACGTAGCATGACTCGGCGAATCGTCTTCGAGTGTGAGATTTGCCACCAGAATGTAACGTTGCTTCTTTGGTTGACTGAAAGAGGAGAGGTGAAGTGTCAGGCAGGCAGATGGGAGCTCAGAGAAACGTTGCTAAGCTCTGCTGAGTCCTGGAAAAGCAGCACAAATCCCACTCCCAAGGGGGGGGAAAGGTCTCTGCAAAACGGCAAATATAAAACAGGCCGAGCTGGCTGAGAAAGTGAAGCGGCTCTTGGTAGCATCACATGCAGTAGTGTGTGAATTTGCATGGAAAAGGAAAGATTTATTTCCAGGATGTCATTTGTTTCATGTTGTGCGTTACGGTTGTAGTTAATTGGAGTTTATGGCCGTTCCTTCATCAAATCTATAAATAAAACCTGACACAATCCGACCCCGGGTGTCAATCACGGCCATGTAAATTCATCCAATACAAGAAAATTCCTGCAGAATGAGGCTTTTTGTTTTGAGTGACCTCTGAGTTTCGTAAGAAGCTGCATTCCGATGTTAGCAGCTTTGCCCCGCCCCCTTTCACTCAACAGCACTCGTGCAGTAATTTAAGTCCAAAACAGTCCCgattttagaaaaacaaaagtaaactaatgaaaatgaagggaaatgacatcaccaatAAACATGTGGTATGTTTAATTATAATTCAGGCAGATGAAGAGCACCATAACATGTTCAAGGTCATGCTGGGTGTGGTTTCTGTATTGTGAATGTTGaacttataaaaaaaaaaccttagaATGACACAAGTGTATTTGCgtaaacacatttttcagcCTGTCTATATGAATGATTATCAACTATAAACACACCACCTCTCCTCCTAACCCCTAAGATAACCCCGAAAGAGCTTGAAACTGGGGCAATAAGAACTCGGCTAAATAAAAGCATCTGTAAGACTGTAGGGAAGCAACTGTCACCCCACGTCACCCTCACGGCTGTACTCACCCAGGAGACTCACTTCCAGGTCTTTTCCCATCATAGAGCTCTCAGTTCAGGCTCTGCCTTTGCTCTACCTACACAGAAAATAGTGAAATATGGGTTTATTCCTCCTCTGTGAAGCATTTCCAATCACCAAACGTGCAGATGAGCTAGCTGAGATGCTAACAAGTCGAGCTTTCTCCCAGGCACAGAACTGTGGAAGATGCCTAGAAATGATGTGATGATTTGTTCActcagtgcacgtgtgtgtgtgtgtgtgtgtgtgtgtgatctctcACCTACACATGCAACACAATGCAAAGCTCTTCAGACCGACGAGAGCGTCCACTCGAAGAACAATCGCGACACGTCAAACGGGTCGGCGATCAAAAGTCAAGGTAAAGGAAAGCGAGCTGGAAGGAACGTTCCGAGGCACCGGGATTGGGACGGGAGGCCCTGCTTTGTCTCACATGGCGCTCTCATTAGATCATGAGTTATGCTGATGGCCGGGCCCTGCTTCGTGTCAGCACTTCATTCTCTATCTGTTTCTCAGATGCGTTTCACATGAGCGGAGCGTCTCGGTCGAGGCTGCTAACCACCCAGATCCACAAATCAAAGCAAACGGGGTTATCTCCGAGGGCTGAACTATAACCTGATAATAACCATCAGACGCTTGGTTCCAGCCGTGGAGGAGCGGTCCCGGCCTCCAGCGACATGTTTTTGAACCCGAAACACTTGGAACGAGTGTGGGAAAAGATGTGATTTTAAGACGTTATTGGTGCTGGCTTTCACACGTGCACTTCAGTATTTGGCCATAGTGGAGTGGCCATTATGCACATCATTTACTTCATTTTACTGAGGCAGGAGTGGGGTTATTTAAtggaaatttaatttaaataaaggcAAACATTATGCTCTGCATGTAAATTGTGGCTTTTTTCATCaaacattttctcaaaaatgaTGTTGAGCGGGCGTCTCGGTTATGGGAATGAAAAATATGGAAATCTTAACGAACAAAATGAGTAGAACCTCAAAATCACTCCACAGCAACACCAATGATTTGAAACATGAATTTTACTAAGAGCGCGTTTGTTGGAGTCAGAGAAGGATACTTACAGAGAAGATGCAGGTTTTGAGGCTGCCTTCACGTGTGAAGTAATAAAATGTTGAATGCTGAAGAAAGGAATGTTTTTGGTGGATTTAATGGCCAAATGAGAGAAATTCATGGAGGGAGACAGAATTCCCTGAAGAGAGCATTTGCTTATACATCCGTACAATTACTGATGGTTTCTACATGTAAAACAAATCTAAAGCAGTCACAGATCTGGTGGAAGCTTCAGGCTTTAACACGGATGAAGGAGCAGAAGTGGACCGCTTCTGGGACCAACCATATCTGTAAGAGACAAAGGACATTTCTGAAGAAGGAGACACTGAAGGGAGACCAGAACACTTTTACAACGTGAGCCCTTTAGATCTATGTCCTAACGGTAGGGCGGCCATTTTAAAAGTGTCATCCTAATGAAGCCCAGTTTAAACTGGTGATGGATGAGCATCTGCAGTGACCTGCAGCCCATCTGGAAGACATTGGAGGTAGGTCCAAGCTCCTCCGTCCCTACAGCTTTGTGTCTAAGACCCCGTGGAGCCGCCGCGGCGCCCGTCCCGACACGCCAGCCCAACATGCAGCCATCTTGTAAAAACGTGACTCCAAAAATAATCTCCCTCTACTTTAAATATCTCATATCGAGTCCATTAGGGGGTTTTCTTGGAGCCCCATAAAGAGTCAATTAGTGGAGAAGACTGATTGGATGCACGTGCAGGAAAATCCACTGTGGAGAAGTTTGCcatgaggaggatggagaacGCCTCCGCTATCCAAGTGATCAATCGTGCTATTGATTAGCAGCAGTGGGGAGCGGAAGGGGTTTGTAGACTGGGCCAAAAACTGGGCTAAAAACATATAAGGTCATTTTTAATCGGTCCTGATTTGGGAACGTCTTCTGAGCCTTTTGAATGTAAAAGTCATCGAAACAAAAAGGCGAAACGCCGCAGATGCTGAGACAAAAACGTCAAATCCAATGTGGATTATATACGAGCACGCGCGAGCGCAGAGATTTGATTGAGTAATCCTTGGGTTTTGATTGGATATCCCCACGTTATCGAGGGCAGACGGGCACTTCTGACGTGTCGGCGCTTTAAGAAACTGGGCCTGAAAAACTCGCTTCgcttcatttttaataaacctCAAACAGACTTTATGAAAATCATTTATTCAGACCCACTCAGGTAAAGCGAAATAATTTATAGATATTCAAATAACTTTCTGTACATGTTAGcgcattagcattagcgacGGTCCTATGATATTTTAGGATGGGCTCATTATTGCAAattgtgtgttgggttttttttttttgcatcaccGTGGAGGAATGTGGAGAGAGGCTGGTtttactttaaaacaaacaacatcaaaaacagagcgtgggggggggggacgggcaAGCGATGACATCACCGCCCGCCGCTGTGACAATCTGTGTGTTGCATTAAAGGCGCCTCTGCTCGTGCTAATGGCATCTGCACGACCTTTTCTTCGCCCTAAACTACATCATGTGTTGCTGTAAAGACACGAGATGAGCAGCATGCACACTGTACACACTCtacatccatccctccatccatccctccgtccatccctccgtccatcccagAAACAACCGCTGTGGccgtcgcactggactataagtcgcattttaggggaacatttatttgataaataCGAGAccaacatacatttcatcttgaaagacGATCAAAATAATAACGGATTAACAACAGGCtgaatagggttacggtatgctaacgtccATTAGCAtacattcagctacatgacGCACAACAAACTcggtacgtgtctgctttgttaacgtaacatacgGTATTAACAGTCATTCAGATAACTAGAACATAAAGAACATCCCAGCTTCCGAAACAACCAAGTCTCATTCCACGTCAGTGAATCCATTGAATTCTTCGTCCTCGGTGTCACTTCTTAACAACTCCGCCAACTCCGGAggtagacgaagcaccgcttcctGTTCCGCATCGCTTTCGTCAGACCCGTCATCAGTTGCGGTTCCAATTATTACGGCTTTTTAAGCTACTGGTTCTGTTGAAATTTTAAATTTTCGGTGGTACAGAAGTAGCGGGTACAGGTTCACAAGCCTAGATCGCCCTCTTGTGGtcgtcagtgtgaaaataaaaaacGTGAAATTGTCGCTCCGGTGTACAAGTCGCACCTCCTTGCTTtgaaaaagtgcgacttatagtccagaaaatacagtACTCAAACtagaaaaacaagttaaaaCTGCACTCAACCCCTCATTCGCTGCTTTTAACGAAAATATTACACTAGTAAGAGCTGtacttttcatttaaaagtaGATGATAATTGCATCTTCTTGTTCTTGGCCATTACCTTCAATCTCTCCACATCTGTTTCATGTGGCTAGCAACGCGAAACACGTCTTTCTACAGACGAAAGTCCAGCCTACTTCAAAGATTCTAAAAGGGATTTGAATTGCCAACCTGCAACTGTTTTCCATAAAACAGCAATTCCCTGTTAAAGACGGAGAGTTATTGGGCATAAAAGCCTGTCAgagttttatttcctttaatgCACACTAAGAAAAAGGTCAAGTAGGTGCATTTTCAGCTCAAACCAGAATTCTAGACCCTTAGCAAAGTAAACTTGCTTCCACTCTTCACAGGCTCTTCTCAACAAGGTAAAACAGGAGTTTTATGTCATACattaatgtatttttacatgtttgtaTTATCGTCATGAAACAAACTCAGCAGTACACTTTCACCTGTGCCTGGAGCCTGTTTGACATCTGGccatgaccccccccacacacacacacacacctacacctacATCATCTCATCTTTCCTGAGGTCTGTCTCGCTGGACCGATGTTGCCGTGGAGACGGTCGCCTCTGCTTGCCAGCGTCCACCGAGGCGCCatgtggaactgcagcaggacggtgggaggaggaggaggaggagacaatcAGCCTGAAGGGCTGGAGAATCTGCCCCTGGAGCACCTCTACCCTCTACTGGCTGTAGGATGTCAAACCAAGTGGGGAGTCCCCAAGTGCTGGTCTCATCACAGCGATTAAATGATACAGAATATATCATTAATTAAACATCGCACTCAGATCATTTAAAggcagagagactagatgtgaGACGGTTGTCCTTGGTTAAGTCTGATATTGCCGTGGTTCTGAGCCGGTTTCTCTGGCTGGTGACCCAGTCCGGGTCAAGTATTTAGTCAGGTCCAGTAAGTACGGTTTATTAGCGATGACACGCTGCAGACGGCCACACTCCCCGAAGGAAGGACTATCTCTCTGAAGGTGATTAAGTACTCAAAAAAGGGCAGGGTGAGAGTCATTAACCACTTAAGTTTGTTATATTGCACGCTCTACACAGGTAAAGCTCATTAGCGGATCACAGAAGACACGCAAACGATTGGTCCGACCTGCTCCCTGGGTTACGTTGTTAGTCTCATAAGTGTATTCTAGGTGAGAGGTTAGTTTCATGTCACTatcccagcagggggtccagGCAGATTGACAACAGCTTTGCGCTACAGGGGCAGATTGGCCTTGGTTTATTATCTTAAGCTAACATGTCAATGACACAGTTGAGTAGTCATCAAACGCCGGGACGAGTAAAGAACAACAGAGACGGCCAATTATATTTTAGCGATTATTTCCCACCAAATAATTTCATTTCACCTTCTGTCGTTTACAGTTTGCCGCCCTTAATAGACGCACGTTCTGAAATAGGAGGGAAAATTCAGTGAGTATTTCCagcattttaaagcttttttacTGAGGTGCGCAGATTTGTCGAGTTCGACGTTCAGAATTCACAAGTAACAGTGGTGACAGGTGAAGCTGCTCAACACGTGAGAGGATTCTCACCCATTTCAGAGTATTTAACCTCCAGTCAGGTCAGAATTGTAGTAGAGACTATAACCTCCTACAAACATCAGAATATCATTACTTGGGAGAACGCGAGAGGTGGTGTGAATCCAAAATGTGCTATGAAACACAGAGGAAGTTGTCTAAAGACTGATTCACATCCTGCTCTCAGCACATCCACACCTGTAGCTACACTATTTCACATCTAGGCTGGCATTTCTCAGGAAAAACTGCGCATCCTCTGGTCTCAGGTCAAATCAGGTGTAAATCAGGCTTCGTCCTTGCGGCGCAGTTCTGCAAACCTGAACTCCGGGTGTCCTCAGAGCAGGTGTTGCCCAGTGGATTTTCCAGGACAGAAGCCTGTTCCCTGTAAACTGATCGTGCGGTAAGAGGACTAAGCACAGGTAAGAAAGGTAAACTTGGGGATTTAGGCCTTCAGATCTGATTCGAAAGAGTCTTAACAGGTGATTTGTGGCTCATCCCCTCTGGGATTAGGCTGTGACGATCTGGCGAAGCTCGACCATCAAATCAGGTGTCCGCTTAACGCAGTGCAGCCAGGTTGTTCAGGGAGGTGGCTGCAGGACTGGACGCACATCCTGTTAGCGTAGCCGTTTGGAAGGGTATTTAAAGCGCGATCCCATTACGTTGGATTGAAAAGCTCCAGGAAGGATTCCGACAGCAGCGGCACTCAATGGCCGGGAATGTTTACAGAGCGTATGCTAACACGTAGCGGTTTGTTTTTGTCACGTAGGCAATCAGCCACTGTTCCACTCCAATTAAAACATCAGGGAAATCAGCCGAAGACTTCCAGAGGAAAATGAGCTCAGGCCAGGTTGACACGTCCTTCCACCTGAAGACCTTCTCCCCGCCAACATTGGCGCTTTTTCCTGGGACGGTGCAGATTTATTAGTGCCCCCGGGTTCACATTTACGTCTCACAGCTGCCGGGAAAATGCCAAGTAATGGAGGAAGAATGCAGGAAACCCACGCGTGTCTCCAGAGTAAAAGCCTTTCTAGAGCAGGACCGAGCTGACTTGTGTGAACGGGCTGTCTGTCCTTTATCATCTCAAGTGTTTGTTTAGAGTTCTGTCATGTAGCCCTTGGCTTCTATCATGAGGTAATGGAGGCCAAACAAGTCGGGCGATTATCATCGGCCAGATCAGGAAGggtgggaaggaggaggagatgttaTCGCATTGATTTGCCCTAAACTCATTTGCACCTCCTCTTCTCTTGGACCTCATGTCTCATGTGAGAGGATGACACCTCCCCTTCCTCCGTCTTCCTCGCCCAGACCCCCACGCCTCCTCAAATGAACCTCGGAGCAAATTAGACTTAATGGACTGGATAGGATCTGTTTTCTTTGGGCCTTCCAACGTCCTCCATCCCTGCCCGAGTCGGCTTCTTGTGTGGTTTCTGGGTATCAGAAGAACCTCG encodes:
- the tbx4 gene encoding T-box transcription factor TBX4 isoform X1; translation: MLQEKVSAVTDGRMSRVQDAIQPDLLSQEPRPDLSTAPTVPSASEPNQNIENIKVVLHERELWKKFHEAGTEMIITKAGRRMFPSYKVKLTGMNPKTKYILLIDVVPADDHRYKFCDNKWMVAGKAEPAMPGRLYVHPDSPAAGAHWMRQLVSFQKLKLTNNHLDPFGHIILNSMHKYQPRLHIVKADENNAFGSKNTAYCTHVFHETAFISVTSYQNHKITQLKIENNPFAKGFRGSEEGDPRISRLQGKEYPPISKNSVRQRLISSHNHLAGKLMTGHPQVLSSYQYEAGLPLANSDSQDPISNHFPPSRDPGLLYHCFKHRDNSRHLELGCKRPFLETPSAVSEEHYFRSAPSYESSLLPRPYHNEAFSAREACMYGGMEAQSGSGAGDVDDVNHSPPMNRSMWATMPPYPRYTVDGVAYQPFAAHFANTAAVTPVVPHPASTMAPRPQSDLGVFNSAPAQRGLPVISPPPSASSCAPATLASRDRSDQAGPYHKKPGSPPRPHRDFSAYPSQGAIRDPSFQYQMGLNSTGTHWNDS
- the tbx4 gene encoding T-box transcription factor TBX4 isoform X2; the encoded protein is MFPSYKVKLTGMNPKTKYILLIDVVPADDHRYKFCDNKWMVAGKAEPAMPGRLYVHPDSPAAGAHWMRQLVSFQKLKLTNNHLDPFGHIILNSMHKYQPRLHIVKADENNAFGSKNTAYCTHVFHETAFISVTSYQNHKITQLKIENNPFAKGFRGSEEGDPRISRLQGKEYPPISKNSVRQRLISSHNHLAGKLMTGHPQVLSSYQYEAGLPLANSDSQDPISNHFPPSRDPGLLYHCFKHRDNSRHLELGCKRPFLETPSAVSEEHYFRSAPSYESSLLPRPYHNEAFSAREACMYGGMEAQSGSGAGDVDDVNHSPPMNRSMWATMPPYPRYTVDGVAYQPFAAHFANTAAVTPVVPHPASTMAPRPQSDLGVFNSAPAQRGLPVISPPPSASSCAPATLASRDRSDQAGPYHKKPGSPPRPHRDFSAYPSQGAIRDPSFQYQMGLNSTGTHWNDS